One genomic region from Xenopus laevis strain J_2021 chromosome 2L, Xenopus_laevis_v10.1, whole genome shotgun sequence encodes:
- the ankfy1.L gene encoding rabankyrin-5 isoform X1 → MAEEEVGKLQKHLALLRQEYVKLQQKLAETEKKCTLLAAQTNKEASSDSFISRLLFIVAQLFQQEQYSDLTIKIGDKHINAHKFVLAARSEVWSPANMASTKELDLSDSNPEVTMAMLCWIYTDELDLREDDIFLTELMKLANRFQLQLLRERCEKGVMSLVNVRNCIRFYQTAEELNASTLLNYCAEIIASHWDDLRKEDFSSMSAQLLYKMIKSKTQFPLHKAIKLEREDVVFLYLIEMDSQLPGKLNELDQNGDLSLDLALSRRLESIAITLVNSKADVDMMDKKGCSLLHKAIYRDDKFAATFLIKNGALVNAATLGEQQTPLHLVASCTTKDRSLEVMSDIAQIAETLLKAGANPNMQDSKGRTPLHTAVLARNEYVFNQLLLCKQLDLELKDHEGSTALWLAVQYITVSSDQSVNPFDDVPVVNGTSFDENSFAARLIKRGSNTDAPDTATANCLLQRASAAGNEAASLFLATHGAKVNHKNKWGETPLHTACRHGLSNLTAELLQQGANPNIQTQEAIVSPQGSPANSPADSTYLQTPLHMAIAYNHPDVVSVILEQKANALHATNNLQIIPDFSLKDSREQTVLGLALWTGMHTIAAQLLGSGASINDTMSDGQTLLHMAIQRQDSKSALFLLEHQADINIRTRDGETALQLAIKNQLPLVVDAICTRGADMSVTDEQGNPPLWLALENGQEDIASTLVRHGCDATFWGPGPSGCQQTLLHRAIDENKEQIACFIIRSGCDVNSTRKPGPNGEGEEEARDGQTPLHLAASWGLEEVVQCLLEFGANVNTQDAEGRTSIHVAISNQHRVIIQLLISHPDIRLNVRDRQGMTPFACAMTFKNNKAAEAILKREPGAAEQVDNKGRNFLHVAVQNSDIESVLFLISVQANVNSRVQDASKLTPLHLAVQAGSEIIVRNLLLAGAKVNELTKHRQTALHLAAQQDLPVICSVLLENGVDFSAADENGNNALHLAVMHGRLNNIRCLLTECNVDAEALNLRGQSPMHILGQYGKENAAAIFELFLECMPEYPLDKPDAEGNTVLLLAYIKGNANLCRAIVKAGARLGVNNSQGINIFNYQVATKQLLFRLLDMLSQEPPWCDGSNCYECVAKFGVTTRKHHCRHCGRLLCSKCSTKEIPIIKFDLNKPVRVCDICFDVLTLGGVS, encoded by the exons tgATCTGACAATTAAAATTGGAGACAAACACATAAACGCCCATAAATTTGTGCTGGCTGCAAGAAGTGAGGTTTGGAGTCCAGCCAATATGGCTTCAACTAAAGAACTTGACCTGTCAG ATTCTAATCCCGAGGTGACTATGGCAATGCTGTGTTGGATCTACACAGATGAGCTGGATTTAAGGGAAGATGATATCTTCTTAACTGAGTTGATGAAACTAGCTAATCGTTTCCAACTTCAACTGCTTAGGGAAAG GTGTGAAAAGGGAGTTATGTCTCTGGTGAATGTGAGGAACTGCATACGTTTTTATCAGACTGCTGAGGAGCTGAATGCCAGTACTCTGTTAAACTACTGTGCTGAAATTATTGCAAGTCACTGG GATGACCTAAGAAAAGAAGACTTCAGCTCGATGAGTGCTCAGCTATTGTACAAAATGATCAAATCAAAGACACAGTTCCCTTTGCACAAAGCAATAAAGTTGGAAAGAGAAGATGTTGTTTTCTTGTACCTAATAGAAATGGATTCCCAG TTGCCTGGAAAATTAAATGAACTGGACCAAAATGGAGACCTTTCTTTGGATTTAGCTCTTTCCCGAAGACTGGAAAGTATAGCAATTACATTAGTTAATAGCAAAGCTGATGTTGACATGATGGACAAAAAGGGTTGCAGCTTATTGCATAAAGCCATTTATAGAG ATGATAAATTTGCTGcaacctttttaataaaaaatggtgcTCTTGTAAATGCCGCGACTCTTGGAGAACAACAGACTCCTCTGCATTTGGTAGCTTCTTGCACAACAAAGGACCGTTCCTTGGAAGTGATGTCGGATATAGCACAAATTGCTGAAACACTTTTAAAAGCAGGAGCAAACCCTAACATGCAAGACAGCAAAGGAAG GACTCCTTTGCACACTGCTGTTCTTGCAAGGAATGAATATGTCTTCAATCAGCTGCTTCTGTGCAAACA ATTAGATCTAGAGCTGAAGGATCATGAGGGAAGTACGGCTCTGTGGCTTGCTGTTCAGTATATCACAGTGTCTTCTGACCAATCTGTAAATCCCTTCGATGACGTCCCTGTTGTGAATGGCACTTCATTTGATGAAAACAGCTTTGCAGCAAGACTTATTAAGCGGGGCAGCAACACAGACGCACCAGACACAGCAACAG CTAACTGCTTGTTACAAAGAGCTTCTGCTGCAGGAAATGAGGCTGCTTCCCTGTTCCTGGCAACCCATGGGGCAAAAGtcaaccataaaaataaatgg GGTGAGACGCCTTTACACACTGCATGTCGGCACGGGCTTTCTAACCTTACAGCAGAGCTTTTACAACAAGGAGCCAATCCAAATATTCAGACTCAAGAAGCCATTGTTTCTCCACAAGGATCTCCAGCAAACAGTCCAGCAGACAGCACCTACCTACAAACACCTCTGCACATGGCAATCGCATATAACCATCCTGATGTTGTTTCTGTCATACTGGAGCAAAAAG cTAATGCTCTTCATGCAACAAATAATCTTCAGATCATACCTGACTTTAGTCTTAAAGACTCCAGAGAACAGACAGTGTTAGGACTGGCACTGTGGACAG GTATGCACACCATTGCTGCACAACTTCTGGGCTCTGGAGCATCCATCAATGATACAATGTCAGATGGACAGACACTTTTACATATGGCAATACAAAGACAAGACAGCAAAAGTGCCCTGTTCCTGCTAGAACACCAAGCTGACATCAATATCCG AACTCGAGATGGCGAGACAGCACTTCAGCTTGCCATAAAAAATCAGCTTCCTTTAGTGGTGGACGCTATTTGTACAAGAGGTGCTGATATGTCTGTTACTGATGAACAAGGGAACCCCCCTTTGTGGCTTGCACTAGAGAATGGGCAGGAGGATATTGCCTCAACTCTG GTAAGACATGGATGTGATGCTACATTTTGGGGGCCAGGGCCAAGTGGATGTCAGCAGACACTACTTCATCGAGCAATTGATGAAAACAAAGAGCAGATTGCTTGTTTTATTATTCGCAG TGGCTGTGATGTAAATAGCACTAGAAAGCCTGGACCAAATGGAGAAGGAGAAGAAGAGGCCAGAGATGGGCAGACCCCCTTGCATTTAGCAGCTTCTTGGGGACTGGAGGAGGTGGTACAGTGCCTTTTGGAGTTTGGTGCCAATGTAAATACTCAG GATGCAGAGGGTAGAACTTCAATTCACGTTGCTATTAGCAACCAGCATAGAGTCATTATCCAGTTATTGATCTCACACCCTGACATCCGGCTGAATGTTCGTGACAGGCAGGGTATGACCCCATTCGCATGTGCCATGACTTTCAAGAATAACAAGGCTGCCGAGGCAATTCTGAAACGGGAACCAGGAGCCGCTGAGCAG GTGGACAATAAAGGAAGGAACTTCTTGCATGTCGCAGTTCAGAATTCAGACATTGAGAGTGTCTTGTTTCTGATAAGTGTCCAGGCTAATGTTAATTCAAGAGTTCAAGATGCCTCCAAGTTAACCCCACTGCATCTAGCTGTGCAAGCAGGATCGGAGATTATTGTCCGGAACCTG CTTCTTGCAGGTGCAAAGGTTAATGAACTTACCAAGCATCGTCAGACTGCACTTCACCTAGCAGCACAACAGGATCTTCCAgttatttgttctgttctactTGAGAATGGTGTTGACTTCAGTGCTGCAGATGAGAATGGAAATAATG CTTTGCATCTTGCAGTAATGCATGGCCGTTTGAACAATATTCGCTGCCTTTTAACTGAATGCAATGTGGATGCAGAGGCTTTAAACTTAAG AGGTCAGTCACCAATGCATATTTTGGGGCAATATGGAAAGGAAAATGCCGCTGCCatctttgaactttttttggaatGTATGCCAGAGTATCCTCTCGATAAACCAGATGCAGAAGGAAACACCG TGCTGCTACTAGCATATATTAAGGGAAATGCAAACCTTTGCCGGGCTATTGTGAAAGCTGGTGCCAGGCTTGGAGTAAATAACAGCCAAGGGATCAATATATTTAACTATCAGGTTGCAACCAAGCAGCTTCTTTTTAGACTTTTAG atATGCTCTCTCAGGAACCCCCTTGGTGTGACGGCTCAAATTGTTATGAGTGTGTTGCAAAGTTCGGAGTCACAACCAGGAAGCACCACTG CCGCCATTGTGGACGTCTGCTTTGCTCCAAGTGCTCAACCAAGGAGATTCCCATTATAAAGTTTGATCTGAACAAACCTGTTCGGGTTTGCGACATCTGCTTTGATGTGCTGACTCTGGGTGGAGTCTCTTAG
- the ankfy1.L gene encoding rabankyrin-5 isoform X2, which produces MASTKELDLSDSNPEVTMAMLCWIYTDELDLREDDIFLTELMKLANRFQLQLLRERCEKGVMSLVNVRNCIRFYQTAEELNASTLLNYCAEIIASHWDDLRKEDFSSMSAQLLYKMIKSKTQFPLHKAIKLEREDVVFLYLIEMDSQLPGKLNELDQNGDLSLDLALSRRLESIAITLVNSKADVDMMDKKGCSLLHKAIYRDDKFAATFLIKNGALVNAATLGEQQTPLHLVASCTTKDRSLEVMSDIAQIAETLLKAGANPNMQDSKGRTPLHTAVLARNEYVFNQLLLCKQLDLELKDHEGSTALWLAVQYITVSSDQSVNPFDDVPVVNGTSFDENSFAARLIKRGSNTDAPDTATANCLLQRASAAGNEAASLFLATHGAKVNHKNKWGETPLHTACRHGLSNLTAELLQQGANPNIQTQEAIVSPQGSPANSPADSTYLQTPLHMAIAYNHPDVVSVILEQKANALHATNNLQIIPDFSLKDSREQTVLGLALWTGMHTIAAQLLGSGASINDTMSDGQTLLHMAIQRQDSKSALFLLEHQADINIRTRDGETALQLAIKNQLPLVVDAICTRGADMSVTDEQGNPPLWLALENGQEDIASTLVRHGCDATFWGPGPSGCQQTLLHRAIDENKEQIACFIIRSGCDVNSTRKPGPNGEGEEEARDGQTPLHLAASWGLEEVVQCLLEFGANVNTQDAEGRTSIHVAISNQHRVIIQLLISHPDIRLNVRDRQGMTPFACAMTFKNNKAAEAILKREPGAAEQVDNKGRNFLHVAVQNSDIESVLFLISVQANVNSRVQDASKLTPLHLAVQAGSEIIVRNLLLAGAKVNELTKHRQTALHLAAQQDLPVICSVLLENGVDFSAADENGNNALHLAVMHGRLNNIRCLLTECNVDAEALNLRGQSPMHILGQYGKENAAAIFELFLECMPEYPLDKPDAEGNTVLLLAYIKGNANLCRAIVKAGARLGVNNSQGINIFNYQVATKQLLFRLLDMLSQEPPWCDGSNCYECVAKFGVTTRKHHCRHCGRLLCSKCSTKEIPIIKFDLNKPVRVCDICFDVLTLGGVS; this is translated from the exons ATGGCTTCAACTAAAGAACTTGACCTGTCAG ATTCTAATCCCGAGGTGACTATGGCAATGCTGTGTTGGATCTACACAGATGAGCTGGATTTAAGGGAAGATGATATCTTCTTAACTGAGTTGATGAAACTAGCTAATCGTTTCCAACTTCAACTGCTTAGGGAAAG GTGTGAAAAGGGAGTTATGTCTCTGGTGAATGTGAGGAACTGCATACGTTTTTATCAGACTGCTGAGGAGCTGAATGCCAGTACTCTGTTAAACTACTGTGCTGAAATTATTGCAAGTCACTGG GATGACCTAAGAAAAGAAGACTTCAGCTCGATGAGTGCTCAGCTATTGTACAAAATGATCAAATCAAAGACACAGTTCCCTTTGCACAAAGCAATAAAGTTGGAAAGAGAAGATGTTGTTTTCTTGTACCTAATAGAAATGGATTCCCAG TTGCCTGGAAAATTAAATGAACTGGACCAAAATGGAGACCTTTCTTTGGATTTAGCTCTTTCCCGAAGACTGGAAAGTATAGCAATTACATTAGTTAATAGCAAAGCTGATGTTGACATGATGGACAAAAAGGGTTGCAGCTTATTGCATAAAGCCATTTATAGAG ATGATAAATTTGCTGcaacctttttaataaaaaatggtgcTCTTGTAAATGCCGCGACTCTTGGAGAACAACAGACTCCTCTGCATTTGGTAGCTTCTTGCACAACAAAGGACCGTTCCTTGGAAGTGATGTCGGATATAGCACAAATTGCTGAAACACTTTTAAAAGCAGGAGCAAACCCTAACATGCAAGACAGCAAAGGAAG GACTCCTTTGCACACTGCTGTTCTTGCAAGGAATGAATATGTCTTCAATCAGCTGCTTCTGTGCAAACA ATTAGATCTAGAGCTGAAGGATCATGAGGGAAGTACGGCTCTGTGGCTTGCTGTTCAGTATATCACAGTGTCTTCTGACCAATCTGTAAATCCCTTCGATGACGTCCCTGTTGTGAATGGCACTTCATTTGATGAAAACAGCTTTGCAGCAAGACTTATTAAGCGGGGCAGCAACACAGACGCACCAGACACAGCAACAG CTAACTGCTTGTTACAAAGAGCTTCTGCTGCAGGAAATGAGGCTGCTTCCCTGTTCCTGGCAACCCATGGGGCAAAAGtcaaccataaaaataaatgg GGTGAGACGCCTTTACACACTGCATGTCGGCACGGGCTTTCTAACCTTACAGCAGAGCTTTTACAACAAGGAGCCAATCCAAATATTCAGACTCAAGAAGCCATTGTTTCTCCACAAGGATCTCCAGCAAACAGTCCAGCAGACAGCACCTACCTACAAACACCTCTGCACATGGCAATCGCATATAACCATCCTGATGTTGTTTCTGTCATACTGGAGCAAAAAG cTAATGCTCTTCATGCAACAAATAATCTTCAGATCATACCTGACTTTAGTCTTAAAGACTCCAGAGAACAGACAGTGTTAGGACTGGCACTGTGGACAG GTATGCACACCATTGCTGCACAACTTCTGGGCTCTGGAGCATCCATCAATGATACAATGTCAGATGGACAGACACTTTTACATATGGCAATACAAAGACAAGACAGCAAAAGTGCCCTGTTCCTGCTAGAACACCAAGCTGACATCAATATCCG AACTCGAGATGGCGAGACAGCACTTCAGCTTGCCATAAAAAATCAGCTTCCTTTAGTGGTGGACGCTATTTGTACAAGAGGTGCTGATATGTCTGTTACTGATGAACAAGGGAACCCCCCTTTGTGGCTTGCACTAGAGAATGGGCAGGAGGATATTGCCTCAACTCTG GTAAGACATGGATGTGATGCTACATTTTGGGGGCCAGGGCCAAGTGGATGTCAGCAGACACTACTTCATCGAGCAATTGATGAAAACAAAGAGCAGATTGCTTGTTTTATTATTCGCAG TGGCTGTGATGTAAATAGCACTAGAAAGCCTGGACCAAATGGAGAAGGAGAAGAAGAGGCCAGAGATGGGCAGACCCCCTTGCATTTAGCAGCTTCTTGGGGACTGGAGGAGGTGGTACAGTGCCTTTTGGAGTTTGGTGCCAATGTAAATACTCAG GATGCAGAGGGTAGAACTTCAATTCACGTTGCTATTAGCAACCAGCATAGAGTCATTATCCAGTTATTGATCTCACACCCTGACATCCGGCTGAATGTTCGTGACAGGCAGGGTATGACCCCATTCGCATGTGCCATGACTTTCAAGAATAACAAGGCTGCCGAGGCAATTCTGAAACGGGAACCAGGAGCCGCTGAGCAG GTGGACAATAAAGGAAGGAACTTCTTGCATGTCGCAGTTCAGAATTCAGACATTGAGAGTGTCTTGTTTCTGATAAGTGTCCAGGCTAATGTTAATTCAAGAGTTCAAGATGCCTCCAAGTTAACCCCACTGCATCTAGCTGTGCAAGCAGGATCGGAGATTATTGTCCGGAACCTG CTTCTTGCAGGTGCAAAGGTTAATGAACTTACCAAGCATCGTCAGACTGCACTTCACCTAGCAGCACAACAGGATCTTCCAgttatttgttctgttctactTGAGAATGGTGTTGACTTCAGTGCTGCAGATGAGAATGGAAATAATG CTTTGCATCTTGCAGTAATGCATGGCCGTTTGAACAATATTCGCTGCCTTTTAACTGAATGCAATGTGGATGCAGAGGCTTTAAACTTAAG AGGTCAGTCACCAATGCATATTTTGGGGCAATATGGAAAGGAAAATGCCGCTGCCatctttgaactttttttggaatGTATGCCAGAGTATCCTCTCGATAAACCAGATGCAGAAGGAAACACCG TGCTGCTACTAGCATATATTAAGGGAAATGCAAACCTTTGCCGGGCTATTGTGAAAGCTGGTGCCAGGCTTGGAGTAAATAACAGCCAAGGGATCAATATATTTAACTATCAGGTTGCAACCAAGCAGCTTCTTTTTAGACTTTTAG atATGCTCTCTCAGGAACCCCCTTGGTGTGACGGCTCAAATTGTTATGAGTGTGTTGCAAAGTTCGGAGTCACAACCAGGAAGCACCACTG CCGCCATTGTGGACGTCTGCTTTGCTCCAAGTGCTCAACCAAGGAGATTCCCATTATAAAGTTTGATCTGAACAAACCTGTTCGGGTTTGCGACATCTGCTTTGATGTGCTGACTCTGGGTGGAGTCTCTTAG